In the genome of Podospora pseudocomata strain CBS 415.72m chromosome 2 map unlocalized CBS415.72m_2.2, whole genome shotgun sequence, one region contains:
- the CWH41 gene encoding Processing alpha glucosidase I (EggNog:ENOG503NVNE; COG:G), with protein MIPNWRRLLAATALLTSTTTVTATIDAAAPSNNDESILHSELASQQNSSLLWGPYRPNLYFGVRPRIPKSLMTGLMWGKVESFQDFQNTMRYTCEQNEGMKGYGWDEYDARNGGVQTIHDRGNGLTLTTSFVKVPGGRNGGSWGARVKGVLGDPEQRTTVILYVTQEGGGRLEAERGEEKRGYEGDVVLSGESEGLGGYKLVVTKGEGERPTSTHEISELEAWGEGGRTTVQSLQYPDEQIWQAKPIVFRQLKEQVDWLVENKYDNAEHAPPVWQVFTLQNRPGKGNVHIVQKVFEGDFEFDVLFSSESAGTELKSEDLTREIKAGSEEFGERFGGVFALKAPFNADKYKKFGRSMFSNLIGGIGYFYGQAVVDRSYAPEYDEVDEGFWEEAAEARARHAEALEGPHELFTSVPSRPFFPRGFLWDEGFHLLPIADWDTDLALEVIKSWFNLIDEDGWIGREQILGAEARSKVPQEFQTQYPHYANPPTLFLVVEQFVERLLNTNGTAAVHKERLSQSESLANASLENPEVGLDYLRKIYPLLRRQFQWFRKTQKGDIKSYDREAYSAKEAYRWRGRTTTHCLTSGLDDYPRPQPPHPGELHVDLMSWVGLMAKSLSNIGDALGFAEDVNEYRTILDAIEHNLVDLHWSETDGCFCDATIDDFEENKLVCHKGYISLFPFLTGLMKPDDPKVGRILALIGDEEELWTPYGLRSLSKKDALYETAENYWRSPIWININYMAVKQLHYVATQDGPHKEVARDLYSRLRKNLVETIYNAWEETGFAWEQYNPDTGKGQRTQHFTGWTSLVVKIMTMEDLEGGAKATGSEHGHDEL; from the exons ATGATCCCCAACTGGAGGCGCCTCCTGGCagccaccgccctcctcacttctaccaccaccgtcaccgccaccatcgaTGCTGCggccccctccaacaacgaTGAATCCATCCTCCACAGCGAACTCGCCTCACAGCAGAACTCATCACTGCTATGGGGCCCCTACCGCCCAAATCTTTACTTTGGGGTGCGCCCTAGGATTCCTAAATCGTTGATGACGGGCCTGATGTgggggaaggtggagagTTTCCAGGACTTTCAGAACACGATGCGGTACACCTGTGAGCAGAACGAGGGGATGAAGGGGTACGGGTGGGATGAGTACGATGCGAGGAACGGGGGGGTGCAGACGATTCACGATAGGGGGAATGGGCTGACGCTCACGACGAGCTTTGTGAAGGTTCCGGGGGGGAGGAatggggggagttggggggcgagggtgaagggggttttgggggatcCGGAGCAGAGGACGACGGTGATTTTGTATGTGACGCaggagggcggtgggaggctggaggcggagaggggcgaggagaagagggggtaTGAGGGGGACGTGGTGCTTAGCGGGGAGAGtgaagggttgggggggtatAAGCTTGTGGTTacaaagggggagggggagaggccgACTAGTACGCATGAGATTAGTGAGTTGGAGGcgtggggggagggggggaggacgacgGTGCAGAGTTTGCAGTATCCGGACGAGCAGATTTGGCAGGCGAAGCCGATTGTGTTTAGGCAGTTGAAGGAGCAGGTGGATTGGTTGGTGGAGAACAAGTATGATAATGCCGAGCATGCGCCGCCGGTCTGGCAGGTTTTCACGCTGCAGAATAGGCCGGGGAAGGGGAATGTGCACATTGTGCAAAAGGTCTTCGAGGGAGACTTTGAGTTTGATGTGCTCTTCTCTAGCGAGAGTGCGGGTACGGAGCTCAAGAGTGAGGATCTGACGAGGGAGATCAAGGCTGGCTcggaggagtttggggagaggtttgggggggtgtttgCGCTGAAGGCACCGTTTAATGCGGACAAGTACAAGAAGTTTGGCCGGAGCATGTTTTCGAACTTGATTGGTGGGATTGGGTATTTTTATGGGCAGGCAGTGGTGGACCGGTCTTATGCGCCAGAGTatgatgaagttgatgaGGGCTtctgggaggaggctgccgaggctAGAGCGAGACATGCGGAAGCTTTGGAGGGGCCGCATGAGCTTTTCACCAGTGTTCCTTCACGTCCATTCTTCCCTCGCGGGTTCTTGTGGGATGAGGGTTTTCACCTGCTGCCTATTGCGGATTGGGATACTGATCTTGCTCTGGAGGTCATCAAAAGCTGGTTTAACCTCATTGATGAAGACGGTTGGATCGGGCGCGAGCAGATCTTGGGCGCCGAGGCACGCAGCAAGGTCCCTCAGGAGTTCCAGACTCAATACCCGCACTATGCCAACCCGCCTACTCTCTTCCTCGTTGTTGAGCAGTTTGTCGAAAGACTGCTGAACACCAACGGCACCGCGGCTGTCCACAAGGAACGCCTGTCTCAGAGTGAGTCTTTGGCCAACGCTTCGCTCGAGAACCCCGAGGTTGGCCTCGACTATCTACGCAAGATCTACCCGCTGCTCCGCCGCCAGTTCCAATGGTTCAGAAAGACACAAAAGGGTGATATCAAGTCTTACGACAGAGAAGCATACTCCGCCAAGGAAGCTTACAGATGGCGCGGCCGCACCACTACTCACTGCTTGACCAGCGGTCTGGATGACTACCCGCGCCCTCAACCTCCGCATCCTGGGGAGCTACACGTTGACTTGATGTCCTGGGTTGGTCTCATGGCCAAGTCACTCTCCAACATTGGCGATGCTCTCGGCTTTGCGGAGGATGTCAATGAGTACAGGACCATTTTGGACGCTATTGAGCACAACCTTGTCGACCTGCACTGGTCCGAGACGGACGGGTGCTTCTGCGATGCCACGATCGACGACTTTGAGGAGAACAAGCTCGTCTGCCACAAGGGCTatatctctctcttcccATTCTTGACCGGCTTGATGAAGCCTGACGACCCCAAGGTTGGCAGGATTCTGGCCTTGattggcgatgaggaggagctctgGACGCCCTATGGATTGCGCAGTCTCAGCAAGAAGGATGCTCTCTATGAGACGGCCGAAAACTACTGGCGGAGTCCCATCTGGATCAACATCAACTATATGGCTGTGAAACAGCTTCAC TACGTTGCGACACAAGATGGGCCGCACAAGGAGGTCGCCAGAGACTTGTACTCGCGCCTGCGCAAGAACCTGGTAGAGACGATTTACAATGCCTGGGAGGAGACTGGGTTTGCCTGGGAGCAGTACAACCCCGACACTGGAAAGGGTCAGAGAACACAGCATTTCACTGGCTGGACCAGCCTGGTGGTCAAGATTATGACCatggaggacttggagggtggtgccaAGGCCACGGGGAGTGAGCACGGTCATGACGAGCTGTAG
- the RCY1 gene encoding F-box protein: endocytic membrane traffic, recycling ReCYcling 1 (BUSCO:EOG09260NXJ; COG:U; EggNog:ENOG503NUKZ) yields the protein MSNITPLRRAPTTGGVGTGKMTAATTTTAGQKYHQHSTSILKTLQATEMLDTKPVLPAEIIATILDYLPVPDLLRFARTSRRYKEMVYDDTRWVARLKSMGVWDEAEARKRFEEAVQRRRQQTISSGVGRGQPIPPPSPTGTTKRESLFFDADLEQERRQHELLQIQLQKQQISDLRDGFETMKVSGGGSGGEPPRDVEGLLLVVKNARSIRGHARQEYGRIYGALAPFYFDLVRARTHTDPLVFKVFRDPDRQARMLANLRSFARSDWADGAEGRREKLEGMTGIFESAVLREFEQGYEFWDVDGRMKKYAHVLEVLNPGSSAGVELFIQKHPIFADREVLANAMDCVNQAMADSITLEPSRRFFEVLGRKVNEQGEIIGRIFPRPQRVFWGFVDKVREEIMVEYITPLFDDAHQRSIPSYLRAVSGIFEQTMLFLRTLTPPKGGEVDQEARAKEIALRIFEPHIDLYFQDEIDTFTAQAEREVGEWEKKLSEQEASAESFYMGSFANRQADKKDFLTSFKKVVMMPVTVLPTSLGLPIGSPFASSKPAATAAANGGPSTPSRAGSPAPAGTPGDRASSPLPGKAFADELAAKAALMTSRLEGIKSLFSIEVALSLVHGAKASLGRVAVFIQLGGQVGGEAREMCETIFVTLLRILGNGHVKPGFDKAVTHLSQYNPREVSEHEKGGVAPLVTFIELVNVGDLISQMIDVFYEQQLAQPKIADRNDFLDPAGMAKKKFEQMLDESVAAGLNKGIDVLMDEVEYICATTQSPTDYNPGGISAPDSILSGTIPGMEKAPAPRPSAGAIDMDIGPSKTAQRIKDLVASHTSMLVGSTDKSMLDVFNGEVGLRLFTAVCKHLKRQRISTEGAIKLIADMNLYFEYIRTLKNKDLLAYFKALRELSQIYLIDAKHAKEMATIIADGDRFGGIFRAEEVYEYAERRADWYQVKREVERAMYGLECCVM from the exons ATGTCgaacatcacccccctccgacGAGCGCCCACCACGGGCGGGGTTGGAACGGGAAAAATGACTGccgcgacgacgacgacggcggggcAAAAATACCATCAGCACTCGACGAGTATATTGAAGACGCTGCAGGCGACCGAGATGTTGGACACGAAGCCTGTTTTGCCGGCTG AAATCAtcgccaccatcctcgactACCTCCCCGTCCCGGACCTCCTCCGCTTCGCCCGAACATCCCGCCGGTACAAGGAGATGGTCTACGACGACACACGCTGGGTGGCGCGATTAAAGAGCATGGGTGTCTGGGACGAGGCGGAAGCGAGAAAAAGATTCGAGGAGGCGGTGCAGAGGAGACGACAACAAACTATTAGCagtggggttgggagggggcaGCCGataccacccccatcaccaaccggAACAACAAAAAGAGAGAGTTTATTCTTTGATGCGGATTTAGAACAGGAGAGAAGACAGCACGAGTTGCTGCAGATACAGCTGCAGAAACAGCAGATTTCTGATTTGAGGGATGGGTTTGAGACAATGAAAGTTTCTGGAGGAGGGTCGGGGGGGGAGCCGCCGAgggatgtggaggggttgttgctggtggtgaagaacGCGAGGAGTATAAGGGGTCATGCGAGGCAGGAGTATGGGAGGATATACGGGGCGTTGGCGCCGTTTTATTTCGATTTGGTCAGGGCGAGGACGCATACGGATCCGTTGGTTTTCAAGGTTTTTAGGGATCCGGACCGGCAGGCGAGGATGCTGGCTAATTTGAGGAGTTTTGCGAGGAGTGACTGGGCggatggggcggaggggaggagggagaagttggaggggaTGACGGGGATTTTTGAGAGCGCGGTGCTGAGGGAGTTTGAGCAGGGGTATGAGTTTTGGGATGTGGATGGGAGGATGAAAAAGTATGCGCATgtgttggaggtgttgaatCCGGGGAGTAGTGCGGGGGTAGAGCTGTTTATACAGAAGCATCCGATTTTTGCGGATAGGGAGGTGCTGGCGAATGCGATGGATTGTGTGAATCAGGCCATGGCGGATAGTATCACGCTGGAGCCGTCGAGGAGGTTTTTtgaggtgttggggaggaaggtgaatGAGCAGGGTGAGATCATTGGGAGGATATTCCCGAGGCCGCAgagggtgttttgggggtttgtggaTAAGGTCAGGGAGGAGATTATGGTCGAGTATATCACGCCTTTGTTTGATGATGCGCATCAGAGGAGTATACCGAGTTATTTGAGGGCGGTGTCGGGGATTTTTGAGCAGACGATGTTGTTCTTGAGGACGCTGACGCCGccgaagggaggggaggtggatcaggaggcgagggcgaaGGAGATAGCGTTGAGGATCTTTGAGCCGCATATTGATTTGTATTTTCAGGACGAAATCGATACGTTTACGGCgcaggcggagagggaggtgggggagtgggagaagaagttgTCGGAACAGGAGGCGAGTGCCGAGTCGTTTTATATGGGCAGCTTTGCGAACCGGCAGGCAGACAAGAAGGACTTCTTGACGTCGTTCAAGAAGGTGGTTATGATGCCTGTTACGGTATTGCCTACGAGTCTGGGGTTGCCCATAGGGTCGCCGTTTGCAAGTAGTAAACCTGCTGCGACGGCGGCTGCTAATGGTGGACCGTCGACTCCGAGTCGGGCAGGGTCTCCTGCGCCAGCGGGCACTCCTGGCGATCGCGCCAGCAGTCCATTACCAGGCAAAGCATTTGCGGATGAATTGGCAGCCAAGGCGGCGCTGATGACGTCTCGGCTGGAGGGCATCAAATCCCTCTTCAGCATCGAGGTAGCGCTCAGCCTGGTTCACGGAGCTAAAGCCAGCCTAGGTCGTGTCGCTGTCTTCATCCAGCTTGGAGGCCAAGTCGGCGGCGAGGCGCGAGAGATGTGCGAAACCATCTTCGTCACGctcctccgcatcctcgGCAACGGCCACGTCAAGCCTGGTTTCGACAAGGCCGTCACCCATCTATCCCAATACAACCCCCGCGAGGTCAGCGAACACGAAAAGGGAGGCGTGGCCCCCTTGGTCACATTTATCGAGCTGGTCAACGTGGGCGACCTCATCTCCCAGATGATCGACGTCTTTTACGAGCAACAGCTCGCCCAGCCGAAAATTGCCGACAGAAACGACTTTTTGGATCCTGCGGGCATGGCAAAGAAAAAGTTTGAGCAAATGCTCGACGAGAGCGTCGCCGCTGGCCTTAATAAGGGCATCGACGTGCTCATGGACGAGGTGGAATACATTTGCGCCACTACTCAGTCGCCGACGGACTATAACCCGGGGGGTATCTCTGCTCCTGATTCCATTCTGTCAGGGACGATCCCTGGGATGGAGAAAGCGCCTGCTCCGAGGCCATCGGCGGGAGCGATAGATATGGATATTGGCCCTTCAAAAACAGCGCAGAGGATCAAGGATCTGGTAGCGTCGCACACCTCGATGTTGGTGGGCAGCACAGACAAGTCGATGCTTGATGTGTTCAACGGCGAGGTTGGACTCCGGCTCTTTACGGCAGTGTGCAAGCATCTGAAGAGACAGCGGATCAGCACCGAGGGGGCGATCAAGCTGATTGCGGATATGAATCTCTACTTTGAGTACATCCGCACgctcaagaacaaggacTTGCTCGCGTATTTCAAGGCGTTGAGGGAGCTGAGCCAGATTTATCTGATTGATGCGAAGCATGCCAAGGAGATGGCGACGATTATTGCTGATGGGGACAGGTTTGGGGGGATCTTtagggcggaggaggtgtatGAGTAtgcggagaggagggcggatTGGTAtcaggtgaagagggaggtaGAGAGGGCCATGTATGGGTTGGAGTGTTGTGTTATGTAG
- a CDS encoding uncharacterized protein (CAZy:AA3; COG:E; EggNog:ENOG503NYG8), which produces MDKSERQNPSEMLGAHPNGPNGPYTPPLTPALHIDSPGTTDTRGQLSIDHLHIVHSPADLTHDSVRNRTETEPNLRHRRVRTADSESSSSTEAAMSSSSSSPNPRAASVFSTQTLISEETAPPPRATTPSRQDSHPIETYEGHQQDPSPHSTSRAKIRGYTDGRDDKAFPRISKPLELLRGSYDVVVIGSGYGGGVAASRMARTGQSVCVLERGREKWPGEYPTGAVEAFKELHYSGQLAPAFLKGKLVEGGNPTGMYHMIFGKGQNAVVCNGLGGTSLINANVFMEADKQTLSMKPWPKEIRENPKGLDKYYKKVEQILEPTEYPSEWPELPKTKVFKEQAENLGMGHKFKKVKQTTRFRNGPNSCGVEMSPSSLTGQDATGVNDGSKTTTLVTYLADAWNWGAEMFCECEVRYIQKDEKEGYRVFFAWHGRNRGLFKGYLHNDLMWVHAKKAVFLGAGAIASTEILLRSKAMGLSMSDSVGQNMSGNGDMLAFGYNTDRHVNGMGKPVPSPYNPIGPTITSVIDNREGHENPLDGYVIEEGAIPHALSHLFQVMLDFMPGKKDPRDDTIIEKTQAALARWGSRLLGPYFKNGATERTQVYLVMSHDSNQAMLSLKDDKPVLEFLGVARSHHVKKLNNILERATEYVGGTLVHSPFYGIMGQQITVHPIGGACMARDNTGRTGVTNHVGQLFSGNGAEVHDGFVVTDASVIPTALGANPFATIAALAERSVEAYCESKELKISEEKNGILNLLGEPAHAPKRCRPKQRREQLKAEEELISIQTAKKVMDKARIVKASGIGFTEVMSGFLHADTKMTEDNRATYELAHRIGKSLCESARFFLSVQSFNTKEMISHVQHRGMLTGTFVCPAIRGSPFMVQRGEFNLFILNSKAPGTRNLTYDFDMTGVDGRRLHFHGYKVVDSSVALAPIQFWKATSTLYVTISEHVPGMCRDLDDEDAWRRGAPIAKGIMQIQPSDFLSQINTMTTTGSSFIRKAVSAASFLTYFTRRSMSLFLAPLTPLQYPTQTFTGFTNDTNPDSSYAIVASDGVTTRMHKWEPTHVPEGHQVKDLFMIPGASVDHQIFALPTIPFNAVNYFRRAGYRVWVSVHRIGQLMIAGNNWTTFDARLDLRACLEYIRKSQTTTLTPKLASPEKVYCVAHCMGSVAFSSGLLDGTIPPSWILGINCSQVFMNPIWGPANMAKVMAGGPLPLDKLYNAVCGSWFSCSTSKDEGWAQYLLNQALRLYPQSRKEMCNNAACHRTSLVFGRCWNHHNLNEATHRQIDRFFGGVNMRLLNLLMKMGYEGHVMTNAPMYEPLDTRENVQRLKGIPIMLWVGRDNAVLSPEATERTYEVLCSQFEDGDYKRKVVPGYGHLDGWMGRNAWRDVYPFVREEVDRVVRGEGYRFEEPDDEFKAMVHGNEIYY; this is translated from the exons ATGGACAAATCCGAGAGACAAAACCCTTCAGAGATGTTGGGAGCCCATCCCAACGGACCGAACGGGCCCTACACACCTCCTCTCACCCCAGCCCTTCACATTGATAGCCCTGGCACCACCGACACCAGAGGCCAGCTCTCCATCGACCATCTTCACATCGTCCACAGTCCAGCCGATTTGACGCATGACAGCGTAAGGAACCGGACAGAGACAGAGCCCAACCTGCGACACAGGAGAGTCCGAACCGCCGACTCGgaatcctcttcctcaaccgaAGCAGCCAtgtccagctcctcctccagccccaacccccgagCAGCCTCTGTCTTTAGCACCCAAACCCTCATCAGCGAGGAaaccgcccctcctcctagagccacaaccccctcccgccaGGACTCCCACCCCATCGAAACCTACGAGGGCCACCAGCAAgacccctcccctcacaGCACCTCCCGGGCCAAGATCAGGGGGTACACCGACGGGAGAGACGACAAGGCTTTTCCTCGCATCTCCAAGCCGCTTGAGCTGCTGAGGGGATCGTACGACGTGGTTGTGATCGGATCTgggtatggtggtggtgttgccgcCTCCCGCATGGCGAGGACGGGGCAGTCGGTCTGTGTGcttgagagggggagggagaagtgGCCGGGGGAGTATCCTACCGGCGCGGTGGAGGCGTTCAAGGAGCTGCACTACTCGGGGCAGCTGGCGCCGGCGTTTTTAAAGgggaagctggtggagggCGGGAACCCTACCGGCATGTATCATATGATTTTTGGGAAGGGACAGAATGCGGTTGTTTGTAACG GTCTCGGTGGCACTAGTCTGATCAATGCGAATGTGTTTATGGAGGCGGATAAGCAGACGCTGTCTATGAAGCCCTGGCCTAAGGAGATTAGGGAAAACCCAAAGGGCTTGGATAAGT ACTACAAGAAGGTGGAACAGATCCTTGAACCTACCGAGTACCCCAGCGAGTGGCCCGAACTCCCCAAGACCAAAGTCTTCAAGGAGCAAGCCGAAAACCTGGGCATGGGTCACAAgttcaagaaggtcaagCAGACAACACGCTTCCGCAATGGTCCCAACAGCTGCGGCGTTGAGATGTCCCCATCCAGCCTCACAGGCCAGGACGCCACGGGGGTCAACGACGgctccaaaaccaccaccctcgttACCTACCTAGCCGACGCCTGGAACTGGGGCGCCGAAATGTTCTGCGAGTGCGAGGTGCGGTATATCCAAAAGGACGAGAAAGAAGGCTACCGCGTCTTCTTCGCCTGGCACGGCAGGAACCGCGGGCTCTTCAAAGGCTATCTTCACAACGACCTTATGTGGGTCCATGCGAAAAAGGCCGTCTTCctcggtgccggtgccatCGCTTCGACCGAGATCCTGCTCAGGAGCAAGGCTATGGGCCTTTCCATGAGTGACAGTGTCGGACAGAACATGAGCGGGAACGGTGACATGTTGGCGTTTGGATACAACACCGACAGACACGTCAACGGGATGGGCAAGCCGGTCCCGTCGCCGTATAACCCCATCGGGCCAACGATTACGAGTGTGATTGATAACCGGGAGGGACACGAGAACCCGTTGGATGGGTATgtgattgaggagggggctATTCCCCATGCTCTGTCGCATCTTTTCCAGGTCATGTTGGACTTCATGCCGGGAAAGAAGGACCCGAGGGATGATACTATCATTGAGAAGACGCAGGCTGCTCTGGCGAGATGGGGTTCGAGACTTTTGGGACCCTACTTCAAGAATGGCGCTACGGAACGGACGCAGGTGTATCTGGTCATGTCGCATGACAGCAATCAGGCCATGCTGTCGCTGAAGGACGATAAGCCCGTTCTAGAATTCCTCGGCGTCGCTCGCAGCCACCacgtcaagaagctcaacaaCATCTTGGAGCGGGCCACAGAGTATGTTGGAGGTACCTTGGTACACAGCCCCTTTTACGGGATCATGGGCCAGCAGATCACGGTTCATCCCATTGG TGGTGCCTGCATGGCTCGAGACAATACGGGGAGGACTGGTGTTACCAACCACGTCGGTCAGCTCTTTAGCGGAAACGGAGCGGAAGTCCATGACGGGTTTGTGGTTACAGATGCCTCTGTGATTCCGACTGCGCTGGGTGCCAACCCTTTTGCCACTATCGCTGCTTTGGCGGAACGATCGGTGGAGGCGTACTGCGAGtccaaggagctcaagattAGCGAGGAGAAGAATGGCATTCTCAACTTGCTCGGGGAGCCGGCGCATGCTCCCAAGCGGTGCAGGCCCAAGCAGAGGCGGGAGCAGTTGAAGGCTGAGGAAGAGTTGATCAGCATTCAGACGGCAAAGAAGGTCATGGACAAGGCTCGGATTGTCAAGGCTAGCGGCATTGGCTTTACCGAGGTCATGTCTGGCTTTCTTCATGCTGATACCAAGATGACCGAGGATAACCGGGCGACGTATGAGCTTGCTCATCGCATTGGTAAGTCGCTCTGTGAGAGCGCGAGGTTCTTCCTCAGCGTGCAGTCTTTCAACACCAAGGAGATGATCAGCCATGTGCAGCATCGTGGGATGCTGACCGGCACTTTTGTCTGCCCGGCCATTCGTGGGTCCCCGTTCATGGTGCAGAGAGGAGAGTTTAATCTGTTCATCCTCAACTCCAAAGCTCCGGGGACTCGCAACCTGACCTACGACTTTGACATGACTGGTGTCGATGGCAGGAGGCTTCACTTCCACGGCTACAAGGTGGTTGACTCGTCGGTTGCCCTGGCCCCTATCCAGTTCTGGAAGGCAACCAGCACCCTCTACGTGACCATCAGCGAGCACGTCCCAGGCATGTGCCGCGatctcgacgacgaggacgccTGGCGCAGAGGCGCCCCCATCGCAAAGGGCATCATGCAAATCCAACCTAGCGACTTCCTCTCCCAGATCAACACCatgaccaccaccggcagcagcTTCATCCGCAAAGCCGTCAGCGCCGCCAGTTTCCTGACTTACTTCACCCGCCGCTCCAtgtccctcttcctcgcccctctcacccccctccaataCCCAACCCAAACGTTTACCGGCTTCACAaacgacaccaaccccgacagCTCCTACGCCATCGTCGCCTCGGACGGCGTAACAACCCGCATGCACAAATGGGAGCCCACCCACGTCCCAGAAGGCCACCAGGTAAAAGACCTCTTCATGATCCCCGGCGCGAGCGTCGACCACCAAATCTTtgccctccccaccatccccttcaACGCAGTCAACTACTTCCGTCGAGCAGGCTACCGCGTCTGGGTGTCCGTCCACCGCATCGGCCAGCTCATGATCGCAGGCAACAACTGGACAACGTTTGACGCCCGCCTCGACCTCCGCGCCTGCCTGGAATACATCCGCAAATCccagaccaccaccctcacccccaaactcgCCTCCCCGGAAAAAGTCTACTGCGTCGCCCACTGCATGGGCTCGGtagccttctcctccggcctCCTAGACGGGAcaatccccccctcctggATCTTGGGGATAAACTGCTCACAGGTATTCATGAACCCCATCTGGGGACccgccaacatggccaaaGTCATGGCTGGCGGTCCTTTGCCTCTTGACAAGTTATACAACGCCGTCTGCGGCTCTTGGTTCAGCTGCTCGACGAGCAAAGACGAGGGATGGGCTCAATATCTCCTTAACCAAGCCCTGAGGTTATATCCCCAATCCCGCAAAGAAATGTGCAACAATGCCGCCTGCCACCGAACTTCGTTGGTGTTTGGTCGGTGCTggaaccaccacaacctcaacgaGGCTACACACCGGCAGATCGACCGGTTTTTCGGGGGGGTGAACATGCGGTTGCTGAATTTGCTCATGAAGATGGGCTACGAGGGTCATGTCATGACCAATGCGCCAATGTATGAACCCTTGGACACGAGGGAGAATGTCCAACGACTAAAAGGGATACCGATCATGCTctgggtggggagggacaACGCTGTCTTGTCGCCCGAGGCTACCGAGCGGACGTACGAGGTGTTGTGCAGCCAGTTTGAGGACGGGGAttacaagcgcaaggttgtgCCGGGGTATGGGCATctggatgggtggatggggaggaacGCGTGGAGGGATGTGTACCCGtttgtgagggaggaggtggacagggtggtgaggggggaggggtacaGATTTGAGGAGCCGGATGATGAGTTCAAGGCGATGGTGCACGGGAATGAGATTTATTATTAG